In Papio anubis isolate 15944 chromosome 20, Panubis1.0, whole genome shotgun sequence, a single window of DNA contains:
- the KLK13 gene encoding kallikrein-13, whose translation MWPLALVIASLTVALSGVGLTDLSDPFPKPRNHNSRAPLHPGSQFSNNLSSLPGISQESSKVLNTNGTSGFLPGGYTCFPHSQPWQAALLVRGRLLCGGVLVHPKWVLTAAHCLKEGLKVYLGKHALGRVEAGEQVREVVYSIPHPEYRRSPTHLNHDHDIMLLELQSPVQLTGYIQTLSLSHNNRLTPGTTCRVSGWGTTTSPQVNYPKTLQCANIQLRSDEECRQVYPGKITDNMLCAGTKEGGKDSCEGDSGGPLVCNRTLYGIISWGDFPCGQPDRPGVYTRVSRYVLWIRETIRKYEIQQQKWLKGPQ comes from the exons TGGGGTTAACAGATTTG TCTGACCCTTTCCCTAAGCCCAGGAACCACAACTCCAGGGCTCCTCTGCACCCTGGATCCCAGTTTTCAAACAATCTCTCTTCTTTACCAGGTATCTCCCAGGAGTCTTCCAAGGTTCTCAACACCAATGGGACCAGTGGGTTTCTCCCAGGTGGCTACACCTGCTTTCCCCACTCTCAGCCCTGGCAGGCAGCCCTACTAGTGCGAGGGCGGCTACTCTGTGGGGGAGTCCTGGTCCACCCCAAATGGGTCCTCACTGCCGCACACTGTCTGAAGGA GGGGCTCAAAGTTTACCTAGGCAAGCATGCCCTAGGGCGTGTGGAAGCTGGTGAGCAGGTGAGGGAAGTTGTCTACTCTATCCCCCACCCTGAATACCGGAGAAGTCCCACCCACCTGAACCACGACCATGACATCATGCTTCTGGAGCTGCAGTCCCCGGTCCAGCTCACAGGCTACATCCAAACCCTGTCCCTTTCCCACAACAACCGCCTAACCCCTGGCACCACCTGTCGGGTGTCTGGCTGGGGCACCACCACCAGCCCCCAGG TGAATTACCCCAAAACTCTACAATGTGCCAACATCCAACTTCGCTCAGATGAGGAGTGTCGTCAAGTCTACCCAGGAAAGATCACTGACAACATGTTGTGTGCCGGCACCAAAGAGGGTGGCAAAGACTCCTGTGAG GGTGACTCTGGGGGCCCCCTGGTCTGTAACAGAACACTGTATGGCATCATCTCCTGGGGAGACTTCCCATGTGGGCAGCCTGACCGGCCTGGTGTCTACACCCGTGTCTCAAGATACGTCCTGTGGATCCGTGAAACAATCCGAAAATATGAAATCCAGCAGCAAAAATGGTTGAAGGGCCCACAATAA